A genomic region of Zalophus californianus isolate mZalCal1 chromosome 11, mZalCal1.pri.v2, whole genome shotgun sequence contains the following coding sequences:
- the LOC113914335 gene encoding hemoglobin subunit epsilon-2: protein MVHFTAEEKVAVVSLWAKVNVELVGGEVLGRLLVVYPWTQRFFDSFGNLSSESAIMGNPKVKAHGKKVLSSFGNAVKHMDDLKDTFAELSELHCDKLHVDPENFKLLGNMISIVLATHFSKEFTPHMQAAWQKLTTAVANALAHKYH from the exons ATGGTGCATTTTACTGCTGAGGAGAAGGTTGCTGTTGTTAGCCTGTGGGCCAAGGTGAACGTAGAGTTGGTTGGAGGCGAGGTCCTGGGAAG GCTCCTGGTTGTTTATCCATGGACCCAGAGGTTCTTTGACAGTTTTGGCAACTTGTCCTCTGAGTCTGCAATAATGGGCAACCCCAAGGTCAAGGCCCATGGCAAGAAGGTGCTGAGCTCCTTTGGAAATGCTGTTAAACATATGGATGACCTCAAGGACACCTTTGCTGAGCTGAGTGAGCTGCACTGTGACAAGCTGCATGTGGATCCCGAGAACTTCAAG CTTCTAGGCAACATGATATCGATTGTCTTGGCAACCCACTTCAGCAAGGAGTTTACCCCCCACATGCAGGCGGCTTGGCAGAAGCTGACAACTGCTGTGGCGAATGCTCTGGCCCACAAGTACCACTGA
- the LOC118355949 gene encoding hemoglobin subunit beta — translation MVHLTADEKAAVTTLWGKVNVDEVGGEALGRLLVVYPWTQRFFDSFGDLSSPDAVMGNPKVKAHGKKVLNSFSDGLKNLDNLKGTFAKLSELHCDKLHVDPENFKLLGNVLVCVLAHHFGKEFTPQVQAAYQKVVAGVANALAHKYH, via the exons ATGGTGCATCTGACTGCTGACGAGAAGGCTGCCGTCACCACCCTGTGGGGCAAGGTGAACGTGGATGAAGTTGGTGGTGAAGCCCTGGGCAG GCTGCTGGTTGTCTACCCCTGGACTCAGAGGTTCTTTGACTCCTTTGGGGACCTGTCCTCTCCTGATGCTGTTATGGGCAACCCCAAGGTCAAGGCCCATGGCAAGAAGGTGCTGAATTCCTTTAGTGATGGCCTGAAGAATCTGGACAACCTCAAGGGCACCTTTGCTAAGCTCAGTGAGCTGCACTGTGACAAGCTGCACGTGGATCCCGAGAACTTCAAG CTCCTGGGCAACGTGCTGGTGTGTGTGCTGGCTCACCACTTTGGCAAAGAATTCACCCCTCAGGTGCAGGCTGCCTATCAGAAGGTGGTGGCTGGTGTGGCCAATGCCCTGGCTCACAAGTACCATTGA
- the LOC113914337 gene encoding hemoglobin subunit beta-like, translating to MVHLTADEKSLVSGLWSKVNVDEVGGEALGRLLVVYPWTQRFFDSFGDLSSPDAVMGNPKVKAHGKKVLNSFSDGLKNLDNLKGTFAKLSELHCDKLHVDPENFKLLGNVLVCVLARHFGKQFTPQAQGAFQKVVAGVANALAHKYH from the exons ATGGTGCATCTGACTGCTGACGAGAAGTCCCTTGTCTCCGGCCTGTGGAGCAAGGTGAACGTGGATGAAGTTGGTGGTGAAGCCCTGGGCAG GCTGCTGGTTGTCTACCCCTGGACTCAGAGGTTCTTTGACTCCTTTGGGGACCTGTCCTCTCCTGATGCTGTTATGGGCAACCCCAAGGTCAAGGCCCATGGCAAGAAGGTGCTGAATTCCTTTAGTGATGGCCTGAAGAATCTGGACAACCTCAAGGGCACCTTTGCTAAGCTCAGTGAGCTGCACTGTGACAAGCTGCACGTGGATCCCGAGAACTTCAAG CTCCTGGGCAATGTGCTGGTGTGTGTGCTGGCCCGCCACTTTGGCAAGCAATTCACCCCACAGGCGCAGGGTGCCTTTCAGAAGGTGGTAGCTGGTGTGGCCAATGCTCTGGCCCACAAATACCACTGA
- the HBE1 gene encoding hemoglobin subunit epsilon, which produces MVHFSAEEKTAVTSLWGKVNVEEAGGEALGRLLVVYPWTQRFFDNFGNLSSASAIMGNPKVKAHGKKVLTSFGDAIKNMDNLKGAFAKLSELHCDKLHVDPENFRLLGNVLVIILASHFGKEFTPSVQAAWQKLVAGVATALAHKYH; this is translated from the exons ATGGTGCATTTTAGTGCTGAGGAGAAGACTGCTGTCACTAGCCTATGGGGCAAAGTGAATGTGGAAGAGGCTGGAGGCGAGGCCCTGGGCAG GCTCCTGGTGGTTTACCCCTGGACCCAGAGGTTCTTTGACAACTTCGGCAACctgtcctctgcctctgccatcatGGGTAACCCCAAGGTCAAGGCCCATGGCAAGAAGGTGCTGACTTCCTTTGGAGATGCTATTAAGAACATGGACAATCTCAAGGGCGCCTTTGCCAAGCTGAGTGAGCTGCACTGTGACAAGCTGCACGTGGATCCTGAAAACTTCAGG CTCCTGGGCAACGTATTGGTGATCATTCTGGCTTCTCATTTTGGCAAGGAATTCACCCCCAGTGTGCAGGCCGCTTGGCAGAAGCTGGTGGCTGGTGTTGCCACTGCTCTGGCCCACAAGTACCACTGA